In a genomic window of Methanosarcina horonobensis HB-1 = JCM 15518:
- a CDS encoding radical SAM protein yields the protein MSRFDPILASKALWQIRIKKRPFVLSHGVNANCNMRCKFCEYWKETGKEPPRDEVFRLLDNAKKFGIGVYNAWTTEPLLRKDLPLIMAHAKELGMVTSMVTNGKLLYERVEELEDVDYLSVSVDGTKSYKEIRRMDFETLLKGLRKAIEVRKLQKQENPILMNCVLTGKNLDDIETLILLAEKLDVKVSFEPVHEFPGISQEIWSEIGIRDKEKFHITVNRIIELKEQGYPIINSKTYLGMVRDGKMDYKCRASGIIINITHDGNAETCRVHQEPLGNVMKDGFEKVWKDSTQRREEIVNNCKGCLFFGYTENSLMQSFNPEVLMHYEWM from the coding sequence TCCCGATTTGACCCCATCCTGGCTTCAAAAGCCCTCTGGCAAATAAGAATCAAAAAACGCCCGTTTGTCCTTTCTCACGGTGTAAATGCCAACTGCAATATGCGCTGCAAATTCTGCGAATACTGGAAAGAGACAGGAAAAGAACCTCCAAGAGACGAAGTCTTCAGGCTCCTTGACAATGCAAAGAAATTCGGGATCGGAGTTTATAATGCCTGGACCACGGAGCCTCTTCTCAGGAAAGACCTGCCCCTGATAATGGCTCATGCAAAGGAACTCGGGATGGTTACATCCATGGTCACGAACGGAAAGCTGCTTTACGAAAGAGTGGAAGAGCTTGAGGACGTGGACTACCTGTCGGTTTCAGTAGACGGAACAAAAAGCTACAAAGAAATCCGGAGGATGGATTTCGAAACCCTGTTGAAAGGCTTAAGAAAAGCTATTGAGGTAAGGAAACTCCAGAAACAGGAAAACCCAATCCTGATGAACTGCGTACTCACAGGAAAAAACCTGGATGACATTGAAACTCTCATTTTACTTGCAGAAAAACTGGATGTAAAAGTTTCTTTCGAGCCCGTACATGAATTTCCCGGAATCAGTCAGGAGATCTGGAGCGAAATAGGTATCCGGGATAAGGAAAAATTCCACATCACTGTAAACCGAATAATCGAACTGAAGGAACAGGGCTATCCTATAATAAACTCCAAGACTTACCTGGGAATGGTCAGGGACGGGAAAATGGATTACAAATGCCGGGCAAGTGGCATTATTATCAACATAACTCACGACGGCAATGCCGAAACCTGCCGAGTACATCAAGAGCCTCTTGGGAACGTTATGAAGGACGGCTTTGAGAAGGTCTGGAAAGATTCTACACAGCGCAGGGAAGAAATTGTAAATAATTGCAAAGGCTGCCTCTTTTTTGGGTATACGGAAAACAGTTTAATGCAGAGCTTCAATCCTGAAGTTTTGATGCATTATGAGTGGATGTGA
- a CDS encoding SUMF1/EgtB/PvdO family nonheme iron enzyme — protein MAGDKSNSTSCYMHSDTATGKDSLGFKPYVEAIAEFLTAEGTLAPITLSIEGQWGCGKSSFMKQLKEEIEKGNICDISIREFLKYLFLNKKKAGLPELKSLISKLEILFSSIEEKFSQNNGNEPNNQDENFDLYSFENKIRAILIYIPLKINRRKYFTVWFNCWRYEKEDELWAAFALNFMEELSKKLPWYYKIISQFRLIWRRYYIKFSYTSVILIYLLLRIISFIIIFLFLFLVISYILKFFGISPSNGLGILSLSPENIVEFSGIITLLTSFIIVVNHFFSKEPFTDLFTDPLGLKKLESNTNYKERLPFREHFYSDFNEIIKSYVRNSKVYVFIDDLDRAEVPKAAELMQAINLMISEDSKVYFSIGMDRKIISAGLAAKHEKVIDYLGIEGLEYGYDFIEKFIQLPFKVPSPKSVDFLKFLVSANETGNSLGISEPISEYSIFEDFTSDKLPEEDIGSFPNENSRQEIGTDTSNNVEIKSNYPKILNDMDCIEDFETSKMILEMVSPALDNNPRRIKQFINQFRFQRTIGKRTGLFCYDEDTNFENMWNCRKLAKFVAININWNSLISALNSNKALLTLLQEYALNSENEDKNLEKWTRDERLIRLLRYGCIEEDNLSQTVDDYTLSGLDFSKLLQISPIVLYLEDENVLSPLPEAIGFMGFFLIPEGEFMMGSPQDELGRSSEEGPVHKVTIKNSFYLSKYPVTQKHWKKVMGNNPSSFKGDYLPVENVSWDDVQEFLKKLNETESVHKYRLPSEAEWEYACRAKTISRYSFGDDESMLRDYAWYRGQSEGKTHPVAQKKPNSWGLYDMHGDVWEWVQDKWHDNYNGSPSDGSAWEDGDSPKRVIRGGGWHNNASYCRSANRSGDIQSNRDADIGFRLLMEL, from the coding sequence TTGGCAGGCGATAAGTCTAACTCAACTTCTTGCTACATGCATAGTGACACTGCAACAGGAAAAGATTCACTCGGATTCAAACCTTATGTCGAGGCTATCGCAGAATTTCTTACCGCTGAGGGAACTTTAGCTCCGATTACTCTTTCTATTGAGGGGCAATGGGGGTGCGGTAAATCTTCTTTCATGAAGCAACTGAAAGAGGAAATTGAAAAGGGAAATATATGCGATATATCTATTAGAGAATTTTTGAAGTATCTATTCTTAAATAAGAAAAAAGCAGGTCTTCCTGAATTAAAATCTCTTATTTCAAAACTAGAAATCCTTTTTTCTTCCATTGAAGAAAAATTCTCACAAAATAATGGAAATGAGCCAAATAATCAAGATGAAAATTTTGATCTATATTCCTTCGAAAATAAAATAAGAGCAATTCTAATATATATCCCTTTAAAAATTAATAGAAGAAAGTATTTTACAGTATGGTTCAACTGCTGGAGATATGAGAAAGAAGACGAGTTATGGGCTGCTTTTGCACTTAATTTTATGGAAGAGTTATCAAAAAAACTTCCTTGGTACTACAAAATAATTTCACAGTTTAGGTTAATTTGGCGAAGATATTATATTAAATTTAGTTACACGTCCGTTATTCTTATTTACCTTTTATTGAGAATAATTTCTTTCATAATTATTTTCTTATTCTTATTCTTAGTAATCAGTTATATCTTGAAATTTTTTGGAATAAGTCCTTCAAATGGTTTAGGCATACTGTCATTGAGTCCAGAAAATATCGTAGAGTTTTCGGGTATTATTACACTTTTAACTTCTTTTATAATTGTTGTAAACCACTTTTTCAGTAAAGAACCGTTCACAGATCTCTTTACAGATCCCTTGGGTCTGAAAAAACTTGAGTCAAATACTAATTATAAGGAACGCCTTCCTTTCAGAGAGCATTTTTATTCTGACTTTAATGAAATAATTAAATCATATGTAAGAAATTCGAAAGTTTATGTTTTTATTGATGATCTTGACCGTGCCGAAGTTCCAAAGGCAGCGGAGCTGATGCAAGCAATTAACCTCATGATTTCTGAGGATTCCAAGGTGTATTTTTCAATAGGTATGGATAGAAAAATTATCTCTGCAGGACTTGCGGCTAAACACGAAAAAGTTATCGACTACTTGGGTATCGAAGGACTTGAATATGGTTATGATTTCATTGAAAAATTTATCCAGCTTCCGTTTAAAGTGCCCAGTCCAAAAAGCGTCGATTTTTTAAAATTTTTAGTATCAGCTAATGAAACCGGTAATTCTTTAGGTATATCCGAGCCTATAAGTGAATACAGTATCTTCGAAGATTTTACTTCTGATAAACTTCCTGAAGAAGATATCGGATCCTTCCCGAATGAAAATAGCAGACAAGAAATAGGAACAGATACTTCTAACAATGTTGAAATCAAATCTAATTACCCAAAAATCCTGAACGATATGGATTGTATCGAAGATTTTGAAACCTCAAAGATGATTTTGGAAATGGTTTCTCCTGCTTTGGATAATAATCCTCGTAGAATAAAACAATTCATTAATCAGTTTCGTTTTCAGAGAACTATAGGAAAAAGAACAGGTCTATTTTGTTATGATGAGGATACCAATTTTGAAAACATGTGGAATTGTAGAAAGCTTGCAAAATTCGTGGCAATAAACATAAATTGGAACTCTCTCATTTCTGCTCTGAATTCAAACAAGGCACTTCTTACCCTTTTACAGGAATATGCATTGAATTCGGAAAATGAAGATAAAAATCTGGAAAAATGGACTCGAGATGAAAGATTGATAAGGTTATTGAGATACGGTTGCATAGAAGAGGACAATCTTTCGCAAACTGTAGATGATTATACTCTTTCAGGTCTTGATTTTTCTAAGTTGTTGCAAATTTCACCTATAGTCTTATATCTTGAAGACGAAAATGTACTTAGCCCCTTGCCTGAAGCTATAGGATTTATGGGATTTTTCTTGATCCCTGAAGGGGAATTCATGATGGGGTCCCCTCAGGATGAATTGGGTAGATCCTCCGAAGAAGGGCCTGTCCACAAAGTAACGATTAAAAATTCCTTTTACCTTAGTAAATATCCTGTGACTCAGAAGCATTGGAAAAAAGTTATGGGGAATAATCCTTCTTCTTTCAAGGGTGATTACCTTCCTGTAGAAAATGTTTCATGGGACGATGTTCAGGAATTCCTCAAAAAACTCAATGAAACTGAAAGTGTTCATAAGTATCGTCTGCCTTCTGAAGCTGAGTGGGAATACGCCTGTAGGGCTAAAACTATTTCAAGATACTCATTTGGTGATGATGAATCGATGCTCAGGGATTATGCTTGGTACCGTGGTCAATCTGAAGGTAAAACTCATCCAGTTGCACAGAAAAAACCTAATTCATGGGGTCTTTATGATATGCATGGGGATGTCTGGGAATGGGTACAGGACAAGTGGCATGATAACTATAATGGTTCTCCTTCCGATGGTAGCGCTTGGGAAGATGGAGATAGTCCTAAACGTGTAATACGGGGAGGTGGATGGCATAACAACGCTAGTTACTGTCGATCGGCGAACCGCTCCGGGGACATCCAAAGCAATCGCGACGCCGATATTGGCTTTCGTCTTCTGATGGAATTATAA